AACTAgagattttgacgcattttatactctttcttgcttacgctttgattataaattcatacaaaatagacCCAAAacgctcataagttgtgcttgattgcaggtttgatcaacaaagtgacaaaatatcaaagatcagctcaaaaggagtgaaacttgcactagtaccaaagacaagacatacttaggaaaaacaggcctagtgcggccgcactacactttgtgtgaTCCGctctagggagattcagagagctggtatttcaggcattaaggcagtgcggccgcagaaggttttgtgcggtccgcactgaaggcaatgcggccgcactgaaggcaatgcggccgcactaccattctgtgcggtccgcagagccaaggttcagagaaggtgagttggagctttcaagcctgtATAGTCCGTggtccagtttgtgcggaccgcactagaagcctccgctgccacagtccattctgtgcggtccgcggagcttGAGTTCAAAGAGtcaagttttcaagttcaagagcctagtgcggccgcataccattttgtgcagtctgcactaaccccgcaggggtatttttgtccagattttccaACTTAGCATAAAtagatcctttttccatttttagggtatcagatattgtaatacagtagctgcgctcgtgagacgactcttcttagccattttgggcatttttacctagttttcatcattgaatctttgtatttaacttagcaattaattaatatgtgtttatcttcatctatttctctgtttttctcttcaagtatgagtagctagaccaattagctagggttgtggctcaaccttagtatgggcaattgatgggtgttgcaatttagggttagattgactatgggtgtttgttatttgggtcaatttcatcatttaattactgaattagtgatcgcaaacactagtttgtgctaagttgacttgggctcttcttgagaaagagagcccaagTCTCCGAAaatgatccaacaaggaattgagatggactcaagagaattaatagtcccaattaaagggttaaacctcgagagagtaatacccgacttgaaccctaagttgcttgagcaaatttgcatacccattggtcttgagaaagtcaattggcaaaaatcacttgaaccaccgagaggtgtagagtgggtaaaatagtgcaatggttatatcatactccccaatcatgtcaatagaGCCTTAGTTTCAAGTActcgtcaattgaccacctaggtggatgccactaccctagtgcttttagaatatttgaacaacccgtagcatttaactcttagcttaatttacaatttgtagtttgttaaaagtagaattataaaagaaaaccccaaaaattatgagaagtgcaatttggaatgCTACGCAATCCTAGGCTAAATAGACACTCAATTCCAATTTTAGCTCTCTGTGGATAttgatcccgacccaaaatcgggtaaaagctattgcgaccctctctcgctacttattAGTGGTGCGGAGTTGGCTGCGATCAACCAGCTGGGGGGAGATATTGTTCAAGACTTATTGAAATACAACAAGGAGACATGGTGTAGGGCATACTTAAAATAACATAGTAAGTATGATGTAGTGGAGAACAACATGTGTGAGGCATTCAATAGTTGGATATTGGCAGCTAGGAACAAATCTATCATTACTATGTTAGAGGAAATTAGAATCAAGTGTATGGAGAGGATGAATAACATGAGAGAGTTTCTGAAAAATGGTCGGTGATATATCACCCATGGCTATGGAAATACTTGGAGAGAATGCTCAAAGGGCAGCCAAATGTGAAGTCAAATTTAATGGTGAAACAAGATATGAGATCCAGGATGGGCCATATAAATATGTTGTTGACTTTAAGAGGTATTCCTGTACTTGTAGATCATGGCAACTCAAAGGAATTCCATGTGCACATGCAATTACAACAATGCATTATAAGAAATATGAGGTTGAGCCATATGTTGACCATTGGTATAAAAAGGATACCTACCTTAAGGTATATAGCAGATTCATTCAATCTTTAACTAGTATGAATTTGTGGCCAAAAAGCACACTGCCAACTGTTGAGCCACCTGTTATAACTGCAATGCCAGGAAggccaaagaaaaaaaaaggagaaaagctGTTAATGAACCAAAGAAGAAGTTTGGTAAGGGTACAAGGATAGAGAGACAAATGAGATGTTCTTTGTGCAAGACTCTTGGACATAACAATAAAGGATGTCCATCAACAGTAAGTATTAATGTTTATTTTGTTACTAATGTTGAAAGAATTCAATTACTAGTGATAGTTTTGTTATGTATATGTAGAGAAACCAAGGGGGAAGGGCTTGAACTAGTTAAGTTGGAGGTGAAACTGCTGAAAATACTTCATCAACAGTAGCAGGTGGAAGTGCATCAACAACAGCTGAAAATGCATCAGCAGAAGCAGCTGGAAGTGCATCAACAACAGTTGGAAGTGCATCAGTACCAACAACTGGATCATCAGCAACAGCTGGATCAACAACAACACCTTCAACTATGGAAAATGGCACCTTCACTCCACCAATCACTGATCCAAACACACAACAATCAACTAATATTGCAGGAGGTCCAAAAAGGAAGACCAATGAGCCTAGAAGAGGTGGTGCAAATGCAGGGTCTATGAGACCAAAGGCATCAGGATATGGTGTGCTATTTGATTCAAGTGGTACTGTAATACAGAGGGTAAATATTTCCACTCAATTACACAATCAACATATATGGTTTACTACATAATCTCTCACTCACAACCTTTTATTTTTGTGCAGTCTGAAGCTACTAACAGAGTGGTACACAATCATTCTACACTCATAAGTTCTGCCCCTACCAACATTGAACTTAGGTTCAAACCACCTTGACTAAAGTAGAAGGGTCGATATGCATTTACACAAAGGCAGTTGCAAGAACAGAGTTACATAAGGGCAAACTCTGCTACAACCACTCAAGCAGCCACTCCAGTTACACAATCCACACCAAGCAGCCAAGCCATAACAGACATTAATTGAAGTGCTCAACTAATATTTACATATTTTGAAGACTTAATCATGTATATTTTTATTGACTGTGGTAGACAATATTTTGTAAAGCTACTTCATTATGTATGTTTTTGTTGACTGCCTATTGTTGCCAATATTTTGTAAACCAACTTCTTTATTTTGGATGTTCTATTAACTGCCTATAACACAAGCCATTATACTAGTACTTGTTGCTGTAATGGAGCCTTTGTCAATATATTCCATGAACAAAATTTTACATAAACACAAAATATGTAGCCTAAACTCAGGAAATAAGAAAGTACACTATCAATCCTAAACATATAACATAATAACTAACATTAGAACAACTACATCCGCAATTATAATAGCAGCAACTCTGAACTTCGACCTTCCTTGTCTTCTTTGGCAATGACATCGATCACTCTTCTTAATAAGAGCCGCAAGAAGAGTCTTGTAGTGTTCTTCCTCAATCGCAGGATCAACCCATCTAAAAAAGCCACAACTTTCACCAATCTCATATCTTCAGCAGCCCAGGAACTTTCTTACAAGATTGGTGGGTGTTCGTGACATTTTAAGATCTGCATCAAGTCCACAATAACACAAAGGTTCCTTCTTCATTGTTGAAGGAGAAGAGGCGGCAGTAGCTTATTTGTTgcaggaaaaaaagaaaaaaaatcgactTTCAAAACAAAAGGAGATGGCAAAAATTGATGGGCAATGAAGAATCACATGAAAAAATATATTCTATTTTCACTGTTGAAGCTAACAAAGAAAGAAGAAAGCATCAGATTTGGATAGAAATTAGcttctataatgttcaacaatggAGAATAAGGTAGAAAGAAGAAGATGGCTATTAAATAGGCTAAATTATTACCGTTAGGGCTTTTTAAACTGTCTTCACGCCCCTTACAGGCGTGTGAATCATGCACTGAAGCCACATATGACACATAGGATCAACCACGTTGGATAAGCGTTTATTATTCACGTTTTGAATGAGTATAAGTGTTCAATTGGTAAATATCTAAGTTTGGGGACCGACATGACAAAGTGTTTGAAGTACATGTGCCATTTAGGCTATTCTGCCTACCATATAAGTAAATatattcttttattatttcatttCTTGTTTATATGATTTTGAGGAGAGCCTCCTCCATCCGACTTCTCTCAGATATTTTTTTTACACGAAAGGACTTGACTAATCCTTAATTAGGTTTTGGATTTCATGTAATTTATTCCTTTTCATCATTAATGTATCTCTTCAAAATTAATAACATACTTACATATAAAACGAATGTTGAAAtgaaatataaattattttttcagtCGACGGAGTTAGAAATGGACCCTTAACGAGTGAAGCTAGACAACCTCCACAAAAGCTAAAATCTAAATAGATattaaatggttaaaagaaaatagttaatcatccatattatccactaaaaatgggttggataattaaCTTTTTAAAAAGAGAAACTTTCAGAAATCACTATGTTtgagtggttattagctagttgtagctaccatttactatattacttcctatagctatgtttttagattttttagagtgtattcaGTGTATTTaagttactgtattcatgaatacagtagcatttctaggcgtgaaacaggggattacagctagataaatttttgtattcgagtgtattcgactgtattcatggcgtgaaacatgggattacagctggacatattattgtattcgactgaattcgactgtattcacggcatgaaataggggattacactatttttaaacaaaaagtgaatcaattaacatgatagactcctaatataactcaacaaactcaattataaatcCGAATACATAAATACATCTAAATATATAGattatattaatttaaaaaaatatgaatACATCTATGGAACATAgcgagacaatgaatacaattgAATACATGGAATTCCGCGAGATACTGTGAGACCCCATGTTTTTTTTATCTTCTCTTACGTAATATACGTAATGTGGCGGGGTTATATTAGGTATATACGATTGGGTATAGCACATTGGGAGAATAAGACTGAAAATGTGTGGTAATATCAAGGAACTAACTAAAGCTTTAGGTCAAAGGAATCCCTTATACAAAGGTTCGTGGTTAAAGAAATGGCTCGGGTAGCATCCCGCGCGTTCGGAAGGTTTAAGTTAACTTACACCTGTGGGATAAGACTAAGAGTGTCTAATATGCTAAGAATAGTATATTATGAGGTATTATAATATTACACGGGTCACATGTTAAGTTTTGGAGTCAAGCAAGTTGCGAAATAAAGGTCGACAAAGGTTATTGTAAATTTCTCTAATAAGTTTTCTAAACTTTGGGTCAAATTTATCAGATCATTTATCCCAATATATAATGAGTTATGGGACCCACAACCTATTACATTGAAGGTCTACAAGTCTAGTTCACAACCAAAAAAACCTCACATCAAACGGACATTGGAGTAAAAAGTTATGACTGTTTTACCCCGGACTGTCCAGGCTGAAACCGGGTCGCGAACCGAGTCGGGTCAAACAAGTGGTATAAGTCGACAAATCCGACTTGTAAGACCCCAAAACATTTTATTTTCATCCCAAAACAGTGAGGGAGCTGAAGAGAGGGTTCCatggtgttcttgagtgattaaAGTACGTTTTTAATGATTTCTACCGTTAAAGTTTGTCCCAGTGCTTTGAAACTCAATCTCTACGCTTTGCAATCGTTTCCCCCTTCTATTAGCTGTGTTTGGAGCTATTTTTGGAAGATAGGAATTTGTTGTTCTTGCTGGTTCTTCGGGCTTTATACTTGATTTTCCAAGTTAATCATCTCGGGACTCTTTTATGATCGTTTTTACAAAGTTCTACGGACGTTTCGTCAAGTTAGAGCCATATGGCAAATCTGCCGATTTAAACTCAATTATGAACTGTTTATAGGTGCGTATAAGCTGCATATATATAGTGTTTGCGAAGCTTAGGACGTAAAGAACAACTTTCGTGAAGGAATTACAGGCATTCACATGTTCGTtggaaaggtatgttaaggctaagctccgtCCTTCTTTTTTGCACGAATTCTTAGAAATTCCTAAGACGTCAAATgtgatattttactattctattgctAGAAAGACCTTATGTGAAAGACATTGGGATCATAGCTGAAGTATTTTCATGATGCTATTAGGTTGATATTCTACTCGTTCGGTTAATTAGGGTATTCGACatctatatatgttattttgtcgGCTTTCTTATCCATATGTCTatatatatgaattcttattcatCTTTGGGTTGTGTGATTAAACAAAATAAAGGCATTTAGTATTTACGATCAGTCCTTCTTCCTTGTTaaagtatattttaaaatctctaaagtgacacatcgattttcaaaaatctcaaatataaattttacgtTTAAACTATTAAAACACTTGATTTTTGATATACTTTCCTTTACTAATTATCAAGAAATCAGGTATAAGGACTAAGTGAACCACCTTAAGCCTTTTTATGAACATCTTCTGAGTTAAGTTATCTTTCTAAAAGTCGAGTTAAGTTTTCAagcttatttattcaaagaaaacATATGAAGTTCCACGAGACAATTGTATGCGATACGAAGGTGATTATGAGATCATGAGGATAAGAGTACCTGTGAGCCAAGATTGGCTAAGTTCTTtttatggcctattatgtgcatTCAAAGTTCATATCATACATGGTATATTATGCATGGATttcgagctataatcggaggcaaggggcctatttgcccgaaaaactatatatattgtacagATGGCCACAAGTTGGCAATATGATACTGGTTAGCTACCGGGAGAGACCGCCATTGCTAGCATTTGGTTGGGTATGTCAtgcatttgcatcaatatatatgtattcacgacATACGCTTACACGAGCATACCATGCATAATTGATTACTATGAGGTCGGATGTCGGCATGGAGGCTATAAGAGTTTCAGTGTCAGGTGATTtcactattattttttttacatcagctatgtatgattctactttctgccttacataccagtacatttttattcgtactgatgtcccgttgcctggggacactgcatttttgTTTCGTGCATACAGGTCCAGGTAGGGACTCTGATCGACCCCTCCGCTAGGATTTCGGGGTTCAACTgtgagttggtaagctccacctctTCCTGGAGCTTTCATAGGATGGTTACTTTTGTGTACAGTTTGGGTA
The Nicotiana sylvestris chromosome 11, ASM39365v2, whole genome shotgun sequence DNA segment above includes these coding regions:
- the LOC104248344 gene encoding uncharacterized protein, with protein sequence MVGDISPMAMEILGENAQRAAKCEVKFNGETRYEIQDGPYKYVVDFKRYSCTCRSWQLKGIPCAHAITTMHYKKYEVEPYVDHWYKKDTYLKVYSRFIQSLTSMNLWPKSTLPTVEPPVITAMPGRPKKKKGEKLLMNQRRSLVRVQG